The Syngnathus typhle isolate RoL2023-S1 ecotype Sweden linkage group LG1, RoL_Styp_1.0, whole genome shotgun sequence genome includes a window with the following:
- the ankhd1 gene encoding ankyrin repeat and KH domain-containing protein 1 isoform X2, protein MQDAVAGTAMLTDGFEDEIDSVTPRSPVAGMGVGATPGGVGLGGIGIGVSGKKVRLYGEPGGPSAERLDFKLAAAAVLSSGPGSGSDEDEVSEVESFILDQEDLDNPIMKTASELLLSSATDGVDLRTVDPETQARLEALLEAAGIGKLSTADGKAFADPEVLRRLTSSVSCALDEAAAALTRMRAENTLNAGQADNRSLAEACSDGDVNAVRKLLDEGRSVNEHTEEGESLLCLACSAGYYELAQVLLAMHANVEDRGIKGDITPLMAAASGGYVDIVKLLLVHGADVNAQSSTGNTALTYACAGGFVDVVKVLLKEGANIEDHNENGHTPLMEAASAGHVEVARVLLEYGAGINTHSNEFKESALTLACYKGHLDMVRFLLEAGADQEHKTDEMHTALMEACMDGHVEVARLLLDSGAQVNMPADSFESPLTLAACGGHVELAALLIERGANLEEVNDEGYTPLMEAAREGHEEMVALLLAQGANINAQTEETQETALTLACCGGFLEVADFLIKAGADIELGCSTPLMEAAQEGHLELVKYLLAAGANVHATTATGDTALTYACENGHTDVADVLLQAGANLEHESEGGRTPLMKAARAGHLCTVQFLISKGANVNRATANNDHTVVSLACAGGHLAVVELLLAHGADPTHRLKDGSTMLIEAAKGGHTNVVSYLLDYPNNILSVPAPDLSQLTPPSQDASQVPRVPFQALAMVVPPQEPDRAPSNIATPPPVSNKGASKQRQAALQPGIPSSVGRGPEPEPLPPFHLCQPLECIVEETEGKLNELGQRISAIEKAQLQSLELIQGEPLTKDKIEELKKSREEQVQKKKKILKELQKVERQLQLKTQQQFTKEYMEAKGLKEEQEAGLSQGPGPGPGSTLSVPGSLPLTPAALIRSSSDTDEEANKDGEQDELPGEDEEDEEEDDEDDDDDEEEEEEEEEEEEEEEEEEEEEEEEEEEEEEGSEDEVDREDYTKLPQVGTILYRDGSQTPQQPPLPLSPQAQPHPQPPPPPLPTAFVPVQPLPDYNSAEYPGSTSPDLQRVLVGQQMLGQQQSGQGQQLTGLAPGMIPQQAPDGLMVATPAQMLTDTLDDLIAAVSSRVPMLNTNTSPTPLSQPPPQTSANISSPPSVLPLYPSVDIDAHTESNHDTALTLACAGGHEELVSVLIARGANIEHRDKKGFTPLILAATAGHVGVVEVLLDKGGDIEAQSERTKDTPLSLACSGGRQEVVELLLLRGANKEHRNVSDYTPLSLAASGGYVNIIKILLNAVAEINSRTGSKLGISPLMLAAMNGHVPAVKLLLDMGSDINAQIETNRNTALTLACFQGRAEVVSLLLDRKANVEHRAKTGLTPLMEAASGGYAEVGRVLLDKGADVNAPPVPSSRDTALTIAADKGHYKFCELLINRGAHIDVRNKKGNTPLWLAANGGHFDVVQLLVHASADVDAADNRKITPLMAAYRKGHVKVVQYLVKEVNQFPSDIECMRYIATIADKELLKKCHQCMETIVKAKDQQAAEANKNASILLKELDLEKSREESKKQALAAKREKRKEKRKKKKEEQKRKMEEEEGQKIKEDSSDMQELKEDSAEESEVPIEPPSATTTTTIGISATSATFSTAFGKKRASVATTPSTNRKNKKNKTKDSPNEPIILQDPQVALAQHKADKNKIHGEPRGGSGGVTGGNSDSDPLDSTDCASESSSSGGKSQELNYLPDLTSSTSSSSSSSSSSAPSSGVAQAQTILVGPEKRHCPQPSVEAKMDKVTVSISKPTQKAPDMHDSSTNSLPSPYKTMALPVTSPNSKLSLTSPKRGQKREDGWKEVVRRSKKLSVPASVVSRIMGRGGCNITAIQDVTGAHIDVDKQKDKNGERMITIRGGTESTRYAVQLINALIQDPAKELEDLIPRNHIRVPGSKSSSSSFGNSTGGGSGSNSGPKSLSSLVTATGVSFQPSSSSSSSSSQAGGKMGKGLSSNVRQPFPVSLPLAYAHPQLALLAAQTMHQIRHPRLPMAQFGGTFPPTASTWGPFPVRPVSPGSANSSPKHNGGGAAGSARPNSTNSEHGNTASSAVTTTTNTTTTSAPSSSPASAMTPAHNPTPYNLQPSIPTPSSARKQLFAPDPRSAAVTSASVATPATSSGSAVRGAGSSAQHSSSTAPVNASQQPVGNISQPPFQQFKTEPNAVVTPGKEKPPQHAESQPVPTSDGVASASFAATSVALPPKAEPRQQLPTPPSSISATDPPPALLNSQPNPHLTAVAPPVLSHNVAHPNNTLPHFSAPAPRVSHRMQPPGPYYSLPEQQQVQTQQQSQSVFVPFNPQQEPVKQTQNQTSQPTSLPLQAQSQAQGSLQVSANLGMMNGSQIQHVANAGKQMPPNFGPAGLFNFSSIFENNNQVGNNQVWGHLPARSPPEPSYSAPPAYVNVGQMESMIPPPPPDNSKAPGYRSASQRMVNSPIALTSYATSISGSPVYLHGHTGVGTPSFSRQHFSPHPWSASTSGDSPVPPPPTASTSSLSTSAVAPPPQQKQGTSSQQDRKVPPPIGTERLARIRQTGSVNPPLLTTSYTASVGQGGIWSFGVGSASEGMSGWSQPLMSSHMMHPQMQAEQSAFSQHQPMEQDDTGIANPANNFHQPQHMPNTYMDFPKGMPMSMYGGTMLPPHPPMAEGPGGPMYNGLHAGDPAWSPIIKVVPNNADNTDPQQQMWPGTWAPHVGNVHLNHVN, encoded by the exons ATGCAGGATGCAGTAGCCGGGACGGCAATGCTgacggacggcttcgaggacgAGATTGACTCGGTGACTCCTCGCTCCCCAGTGGCAGGGATGGGGGTAGGAGCGACACCAGGAGGAGTCGGGCTAGGGGGCATTGGGATTGGCGTAAGTGGGAAGAAAGTACGCTTGTACGGGGAACCTGGCGGGCCTTCCGCAGAAAGACTGGATTTCAAACTAGCGGCCGCGGCCGTCCTCTCATCGGGTCCGGGATCCGGCAGCGACGAAGACGAGGTTTCAGAG GTGGAGTCGTTCATTTTGGACCAGGAAGATCTCGATAACCCTATAATGAAGACGGCATCTGAGTTACTTTTGTCTAGCGCAACAGACGGAGTCGATTTGAGGACTGTTGATCCAGAGACACAGGCCCGACTTGAAGCGCTACTAGAAGCTGCAG GAATCGGTAAACTTTCCACTGCCGATGGTAAAGCTTTTGCAGATCCCGAGGTGCTGCGACGACTGACGTCATCTGTGAGTTGTGCCCTGGACGAGGCTGCCGCTGCTCTCACACGCATGAGGGCCGAAAACACACTCAACGCTGGCCAAGCCGACAA CCGTAGTTTAGCGGAGGCCTGCTCGGATGGTGATGTCAACGCTGTGCGCAAACTGCTGGATGAGGGGCGAAGTGTTAACGAACACACAGAGGAAGGAGAGAGCCTGCTATGTCTAGCCTGCTCGGCTGGCTATTATGAACTTGCGCAG GTCTTGTTGGCTATGCATGCCAATGTTGAAGACCGGGGCATAAAAGGGGATATTACGCCACTCATGGCTGCGGCTAGTGGAGGCTACGTGGACATCGTCAAGCTGCTTCTGGTACACGGGGCAGATGTAAATGCACAGTCCTCCACAG GGAACACAGCTCTGACATACGCATGTGCTGGCGGCTTTGTGGATGTAGTGAAGGTGCTACTCAAAGAGGGTGCTAACATTGAGGACCACAATGAAAACGGACACACACCTCTAATGGAGGCAGCCAGTGCTGGCCATGTGGAGGTGGCTCGGGTCCTCCTAGAGTATGGCGCCGGCATTAACACCCACTCAAACGAGTTCAAAGAGAGCGCTCTCACACTTGCCTGCTACAAAG GTCACTTGGATATGGTGCGTTTTCTGTTGGAGGCAGGAGCAGACCAGGAACATAAGACTGATGAGATGCACACAGCACTGATGGAGGCGTGCATG GATGGCCATGTGGAGGTGGCACGGCTGCTGTTAGACAGCGGTGCGCAAGTGAACATGCCAGCGGATTCTTTTGAGTCGCCCCTTACCCTTGCAGCTTGTGGAGGACATGTGGAGCTGGCAGCCTTGCTCATAGAGAGGGGAGCCAACTTGGAGGAG GTTAATGATGAGGGCTACACCCCCTTAATGGAAGCAGCAAGAGAAGGCCATGAAGAGATGGTAGCACTTCTCCTTGCACAAG GTGCTAACATCAATGCCCAGACAGAAGAGACTCAGGAGACGGCTCTCACTCTAGCTTGTTGCGGAGGCTTCTTGGAAGTAGCCGACTTCCTTATCAAAGCAGGGGCCGACATTGAGTTGGGCTGCTCTACTCCTCTCATGGAAGCGGCACAAGAGGGCCATCTTGAGTTGGTCAAATATCTTCTGGCAGCAG GGGCTAATGTTCATGCCACCACGGCGACTGGTGATACGGCGCTGACATACGCGTGTGAAAATGGTCACACGGATGTCGCGGACGTGCTGTTGCAGGCGGGAGCCAACCTC GAACATGAGTCTGAAGGGGGCCGGACGCCCTTGATGAAGGCTGCAAGAGCAGGGCATCTCTGCACAGTACAGTTTCTTATCAGCAAAG gtgCTAATGTAAACAGAGCTACCGCCAATAATGATCACACAGTGGTGTCTCTAGCCTGTGCTGGAGGACATCTGGCTGTGGTGGAATTGCTGCTGGCACATGGGGCGGACCCAACACACAGACTCAAA GATGGCTCGACCATGTTGATTGAAGCTGCTAAGGGTGGCCACACCAATGTCGTGTCCTACCTGTTGGACTATcccaacaacatcctttctgtaCCAGCGCCTGATCTCTCCCAGCTTACTCCCCCCTCGCAAGATGCTTCTCAG GTTCCTCGCGTCCCATTCCAAGCACTTGCTATGGTAGTTCCCCCTCAGGAGCCTGACAGAGCGCCATCAAACATCGCAACACCCCCACCTGTCTCGAACAAAG GTGCGTCCAAGCAGAGACAGGCAGCACTTCAGCCTGGCATTCCCAGCTCAGTTGGCCGGGGACCGGAACCAGAGCCTCTGCCGCCTTTCCACCTGTGCCAGCCGCTGGAGTGCATTGTGGAAGAAACTGAGGGAAAGTTGAATGAGCTAGGCCAACGCATTAGCGCTATTGAAAAAGCCCAGCTTCAGTCGCTAGAACTCATCCAAGGGGAGCCACTCACCAAAGACAAAATTGAGGAGCTGAAGAAGAGCCGAGAAGAGCAG GttcagaagaaaaagaaaatcttaaaGGAGCTGCAGAAGGTGGAACGCCAGTTGCAgctaaaaacacaacaacagttCACCAAAGAATACATGGAAGCGAAGGGCTTAAAGGAAGAGCAGGAGGCCGGACTGAGTCAAGGGCCAGGCCCAGGTCCTGGAAGTACTTTGTCTGTTCCTGGGTCCCTTCCTCTCACGCCAGCTGCCCTTATACGCTCCAGCTCTGACACGGATGAAGAGGCTAACAAGGACGGGGAGCAAGACGAGCTCCCTGGGGAGGATGAAGAAGAC gaggaggaagatgatgaagatgatgatgatgacgaggaggaagaagaggaggaggaggaggaggaggaggaagaagaggaagaggaggaggaggaggaagaagaagaagaagaagaggaagaaggctCAGAAGATGAGGTAGATCGAGAAGATTACACCAAACTTCCCCAAGTGGGCACCATCCTTTACAGAGATGGGTCACAGACCCCACAACAGCCCCCGCTGCCCCTTTCACCACAGGCCCAACCCCATCCTCagccaccacctcctcctctcccaACTGCCTTCGTTCCTGTCCAGCCTCTGCCAGATTACAACTCCGCAGAATACCCAGGAAGTACCAGTCCCGACCTCCAAAGGGTGCTGGTAGGACAGCAGATGTTGGGCCAACAGCAGTCGGGACAAGGCCAACAGTTGACTGGGTTAGCTCCTGGAATGATACCGCAGCAGGCCCCAGATGGACTGATGGTTGCTACACCGGCACAGATGCTCACAGATACGCTGGATGACTTGATTGCAG CTGTGAGCAGCCGTGTGCCCATGCTGAACACGAACACCTCACCCACTCCCTTGTCCCAACCACCCCCACAGACGTCTGCCAACATCTCCTCGCCACCATCTGTGCTACCCCTCTACCCCTCTGTTGACATTGATGCCCAC ACGGAGAGTAACCATGACACCGCGCTGACATTAGCCTGCGCCGGAGGACACGAGGAACTGGTATCTGTCCTCATTGCACGAGGAGCCAACATTGAACACCGTGACAAAAAAG GTTTTACTCCTCTCATCCTGGCTGCTACTGCCGGCCATGTTGGAGTTGTGGAAGTTTTACTCGACAAAGGTGGTGACATTGAGGCGCAGTCTGAGAGAACCAAAGACACACCTCTCTCTTTGGCCTGCTCGGGGGGACGACAGGAG GTTGTTGAATTGCTGCTGCTACGAGGCGCAAATAAGGAGCACCGCAATGTTTCTGACTACACGCCTTTGAGCCTTGCGGCCTCTGGTGGTTATGTTAACATCATCAAGATACTCCTCAATGCTGTAGCTGAAATCAACTCCAG GACTGGCAGCAAACTAGGAATCTCTCCTCTGATGCTGGCAGCAATGAATGGTCATGTACCGGCAGTCAAGTTGTTGCTGGATATGGGCTCAGACATCAATGCCCAAATTGAGACCAACAGAAACACAGCTTTGACCCTAGCCTGCTTCCAGGGGCGCGCTGAGGTTGTTAGTCTGTTGCTGGATCGCAAGGCCAATGTTGAACATCGCGCAAAG ACTGGGCTCACTCCTCTGATGGAAGCTGCCTCAGGGGGCTATGCTGAGGTGGGGCGCGTGCTGTTGGATAAAGGTGCTGATGTAAATGCTCCACCCGTTCCGTCATCCAGGGACACTGCTCTCACCATCGCTGCTGACAAGGGTCACTACAAGTTTTGTGAGCTGCTCATCAATAG GGGTGCTCATATTGATGTACGGAACAAGAAAGGAAACACACCGCTCTGGCTGGCAGCaaatggcggccattttgacgtGGTCCAGCTCTTAGTGCATGCAAGTGCTGATGTGGATGCAGCCGACAACCGCAAAATTACCCCTCTCATGGCTGCTTATCGCAAG GGTCATGTAAAAGTGGTGCAATACCTTGTCAAGGAAGTCAACCAATTTCCATCAGATATTGAGTGCATGAGATATATAGCCACCATCGCTGACAAG GAGCTTTTGAAGAAGTGCCACCAGTGCATGGAGACTATTGTCAAAGCCAAAGACCAGCAGGCAGCTGAGGCCAACAAAAACGCAAGCATTCTCCTCAAAGAGCTAGATCTGGAGAAG TCTCGAGAGGAGAGCAAGAAGCAGGCTCTGGCTGCCAAGCGAGAGAAGCGCAAAGAGAAgcgcaagaagaagaaggaggaacagaagaggaagatggaggaggaggaggggcaaaAAATCAAAGAGGATTCATCGGATATGCAGGAGCTGAAGGAAGATTCTGCTGAAG AATCAGAGGTTCCTATTGAACCACCCAGTGCaacgaccaccaccaccattggGATATCTGCCACCTCAGCCACTTTCTCCACAGCTTTTGGGAAGAAGAGAGCAAGTGTAGCTACAACCCCGAGTACCAACCGCAAGAACAAAAAGAACAAGACTAAGGACTCGCCAAATGAACCTATAATATTACAGGATCCGCAG GTTGCACTAGCACAGCACAAGGCTGACAAGAACAAAATCCACGGGGAGCCCCGAGGTGGAAGCGGAGGCGTGACGGGTGGCAACAGCGACTCAGACCCTCTGGACAGCACCGACTGCGCCAGCGAAAGCAGCAGCAGTGGTGGAAAGAGTCAGGAGCTTAATTATCTCCCTGACCTCACCTCATCTacgtcctcctcatcctcctcctcatcctcctctgcCCCATCGTCAGGGGTCGCCCAAGCCCAGACCATTCTGGTTGGCCCAGAAAAAAGACACTGTCCTCAGCCTTCAGTAGAAGCCAAGATGGACAAGGTCACTGTGTCTATCTCAAAACCAACACAAAA AGCTCCAGACATGCACGACTCCAGCACAAACTCGCTGCCCTCACCGTACAAGACCATGGCTCTTCCAGTTACCTCACCCAACAGTAAGCTTAGCCTTACAAGCCCCAAGAGGGGCCAGAAGAGAGAAGATGGTTGGAAAGAGGTTGTCAGgcg atcaaaaaagctttctgtgccAGCTTCTGTTGTGTCACGTATCATGGGCCGCGGGGGTTGCAACATCACGGCCATTCAAGATGTGACAGGAGCCCACATCGACGTAGACAAACAGAAGGACAAAAACGGCGAAAGGATGATCACCATAAG AGGGGGCACAGAGTCGACACGATATGCAGTCCAGTTGATCAATGCGCTAATCCAAGACCCAGCCAAAGAACTTGAGGATCTGATTCCTCGCAATCACATTAGAGTACCGGGCTCCAAATCATCCTCGTCGTCCTTTGGCAACAGCACAGGGGGGGGCAGTGGTTCAAATTCGGGACCAAAGTCCCTCAGCTCACTGGTTACCGCCACAGGCGTATCGTTCCAACCCTCTTCATCCTCTTCATCGTCCTCTTCTCAGGCAGGAGGAAAGATGGGGAAAGGGCTGTCATCAAATGTCAGACAGCCTTTCCCCGTATCGCTGCCACTTGCCTACGCTCATCCCCAGCTGGCCCTACTGGCAGCTCAGACCATGCACCAGATCAGACACCCTCGGCTGCCCATGGCGCAGTTTGGCGGTACTTTTCCTCCCACCGCCAGCACCTGGGGACCCTTCCCTGTGCGACCTGTGAGCCCCGGCAGCGCTAATAGCTCCCCCAAACACAACGGAGGAGGCGCAGCCGGCTCGGCCAGACCTAACTCGACCAACAGTGAGCATGGCAACACCGCCAGCTCTGCAGTCACCACGaccaccaacaccaccaccacgaGTGCTCCCAGCTCATCGCCAGCGTCGGCGATGACCCCTGCCCACAATCCTACGCCATACAACCTTCAGCCAAGCATCCCGACCCCCTCCTCAGCCAGAAAACAACTCTTCGCCCCTGATCCCAGGTCTGCTGCCGTCACCTCCGCGTCCGTCGCCACCCCTGCGACCAGCAGCGGCAGCGCGGTACGAGGTGCAGGGTCTTCGGCACAGCACAGTTCCTCCACGGCTCCAGTTAATGCTTCCCAGCAGCCGGTGGGAAATATCTCACAGCCTCCCTTCCAGCAATTTAAAACGGAGCCCAATGCTGTTGTGACGCCCGGAAAAGAGAAACCCCCTCAACATGCTGAGAGTCAGCCCGTTCCCACCAGCGACGGCGTCGCTTCGGCGAGCTTCGCTGCAACCTCTGTGGCTTTGCCTCCCAAAGCAGAACCTCGGCAGCAGTTGCCTACCCCACCGTCCTCCATTTCAGCCACAGACCCTCCCCCGGCACTCCTGAACTCCCAGCCAAACCCCCACCTCACCGCAGTTGCTCCTCCTGTCCTCTCGCACAACGTTGCGCACCCTAACAACACACTGCCACACTTCTCAGCCCCCGCGCCAAGAGTCTCCCACCGTATGCAGCCACCTGGGCCTTACTATTCTCTTCCCGAGCAGCAGCAGGTGCAGACGCAGCAGCAGTCGCAGTCTGTGTTCGTGCCCTTCAATCCGCAGCAAGAACCTGTAAAACAGACACAAAACCAGACCTCCCAGCCTACAAGTTTGCCTCTGCAGGCTCAAAGTCAGGCCCAAGGCTCTCTTCAGGTCTCAGCCAATCTTGGCATGATGAATGGTTCCCAGATTCAGCATGTGGCAAACGCTGGCAAACAAATGCCACCCAACTTTGGTCCTGCAGGCCTCTTCAATTTCAGCAGCATCTTTGAGAATAATAACCAG GTGGGAAACAATCAGGTGTGGGGCCATCTTCCTGCTCGCTCGCCTCCAGAACCTTCGTACTCCGCCCCGCCGGCCTACGTGAATGTGGGCCAGATGGAGAGCATgattcctccgcctcctccagaCAATTCCAAAGCTCCAGGTTACCGCTCTGCCTCTCAGAGGATGGTCAACAGCCCCATCG CATTGACCAGTTATGCCACCAGTATCTCTGGGAGTCCGGTGTATCTGCATGGCCACACGGGAGTCGGCACACCCTCATTCAGCAGGCAGCACTTTTCCCCTCACCCTTGGAGTGCATCCACATCTG GCGATTCTCCTGTTCCGCCTCCACCCACAGCGTCAACTTCCAGCCTCTCCACCTCGGCTGTGGCGCCGCCACCCCAGCAGAAGCAAGGCACCTCCTCGCAGCAAGATCGGAAAGTTCCTCCCCCCATCGGCACAGAAAGGCTGGCAAGAATCAGACAGACGGGCTCGGTGAACCCCCCTCTTCTCACCACCAGCTACACGGCCTCTGTTGGACAGGGAGGCATTTGGTCATTTGGTGTTGGCAGTGCTTCAG AGGGCATGTCTGGTTGGTCCCAGCCCCTGATGAGTAGCCACATGATGCATCCTCAGATGCAAGCGGAGCAGTCGGCTTTCTCTCAGCACCAGCCCATGGAGCAGGATGACACGGGCATCGCCAATCCCGCTAATAACTTCCACCAGCCTCAGCACATGCCAAACACCTACATGGACTTCCCAAAG GGAATGCCCATGTCAATGTATGGAGGGACCATGTTGCCCCCTCATCCACCAATGGCGGAGGGGCCTGGGGGACCCATGTACAATGGTTTGCATGCTGGCGACCCTGCGTGGAGCCCCATTATCAAAGTGGTCCCAAACAACGCAGACAACACTGACCCACAACAGCAG ATGTGGCCCGGCACCTGGGCGCCCCATGTGGGCAACGTGCACCTGAATCACGTCAACTAG